In one window of Maribacter sp. BPC-D8 DNA:
- a CDS encoding type II toxin-antitoxin system ParD family antitoxin, with the protein MKNTSISLGNYFDQFISAQVSAGRYKNVSEVVRAGLRLLENEESKVIALRNAIQEGLNSPRVENFSFDENLKNLKSEKRKNG; encoded by the coding sequence ATGAAAAATACATCGATATCACTTGGAAATTATTTTGACCAATTCATAAGTGCGCAGGTATCAGCTGGACGTTATAAAAATGTTAGCGAAGTAGTCAGAGCGGGGCTACGACTTTTGGAAAATGAAGAAAGCAAAGTAATTGCATTAAGAAATGCCATTCAGGAAGGCTTAAATAGCCCGCGAGTTGAAAATTTTAGCTTTGATGAAAATCTGAAAAATTTAAAATCTGAAAAAAGAAAGAATGGCTAA
- a CDS encoding short-chain dehydrogenase, whose product MKKIILAVLLIITFSCSDDDKTDQQLLEKDKKELVENLDSYKVSTYKFGKILIRASAEKNTISPEFQSFKSDLDRIFNKVVKYDIENPESLSVLDYISIYRDYKKMEDFIMETDEDIFPTLIDAFNVVYGDSISKQREYLKGEDKVYVQNIEHSVLSAIVILSKDLGKEVSLYECSKTYPELLPDSEIKTLLQYFRGFLFFEKGLYYLSEDEISRNIDWLNNNEEVDLPYTRAMFQWGNLNNQQTHLGLHSLNHLFRGFDRLMMDREIDEKRALEDFEMFLKDAKEIGMDNEIVWSIETYLYLKNEENEKAILALKKLKTSTLLSSDDKEKLDESIEYVKNRKPGEVLNGVYDKYFLSKIATKYMFSILSKVDWKKVMKEQNVPHTEEIFKTMDNLKGFIENLEKYASTENLKEAGEDLKNKGESLWNKAKELAE is encoded by the coding sequence ATGAAAAAAATAATTTTAGCTGTACTATTAATCATAACATTTAGTTGTTCAGACGATGATAAAACAGACCAACAATTACTAGAAAAAGATAAAAAAGAACTAGTAGAAAACTTAGACTCTTATAAAGTGTCTACATATAAGTTTGGAAAAATACTAATTAGAGCTTCAGCAGAAAAAAATACTATATCACCAGAATTTCAATCTTTTAAATCTGACCTTGATAGAATATTTAATAAAGTAGTAAAATATGATATAGAAAATCCAGAAAGCTTATCTGTGCTAGATTATATTTCTATTTATCGAGATTATAAAAAAATGGAAGATTTTATAATGGAAACCGATGAAGATATTTTTCCAACTTTAATAGATGCTTTTAATGTGGTTTATGGAGATTCTATTAGCAAACAAAGAGAATACCTAAAAGGGGAAGACAAAGTGTATGTCCAAAATATTGAGCATTCTGTTTTAAGTGCCATTGTAATTTTAAGCAAAGATTTAGGAAAAGAAGTATCGCTTTATGAGTGTTCTAAAACATACCCAGAATTGCTTCCAGATTCTGAAATAAAAACCTTGTTACAGTATTTTAGAGGGTTTTTGTTCTTTGAAAAAGGACTCTATTATTTATCGGAAGATGAGATTTCAAGAAATATAGATTGGTTAAACAATAACGAAGAAGTGGACCTACCCTATACAAGAGCTATGTTTCAATGGGGAAACCTCAATAACCAACAAACACATTTAGGCTTGCATTCTTTAAATCACTTATTCAGAGGGTTTGATAGATTAATGATGGATAGAGAGATTGACGAAAAACGTGCTTTAGAAGATTTTGAAATGTTTTTAAAAGATGCTAAAGAAATTGGAATGGATAATGAAATTGTTTGGTCTATTGAAACCTACTTGTATTTAAAGAATGAAGAAAACGAAAAAGCCATTTTGGCTTTAAAAAAACTAAAAACTAGTACTTTACTTTCTTCTGATGATAAAGAAAAATTAGATGAATCTATTGAATATGTAAAAAATAGAAAACCAGGCGAAGTACTAAACGGCGTATATGACAAGTATTTTTTAAGTAAAATAGCTACAAAATATATGTTTTCAATTTTATCGAAAGTAGATTGGAAAAAAGTAATGAAAGAACAGAATGTACCGCATACTGAAGAGATTTTTAAAACCATGGATAATTTAAAAGGTTTTATAGAGAATTTAGAGAAATACGCTAGTACAGAAAACTTAAAAGAAGCCGGTGAGGATCTTAAGAATAAAGGCGAAAGTCTATGGAATAAAGCAAAAGAATTAGCAGAATAA
- a CDS encoding CPBP family intramembrane glutamic endopeptidase: MKLVVGEAEKYICWVLGISWIYGLVVFHLATINNQITSLILQLIWAFLPTISVLIVSKKTELTWHSLYFKKTSIRSILLAILFPILYLTIILITQIKLDFRTVPNLSLLSLENLALPNLALITLLVLGEEIGWRGYLQEKLTKTYGNLKGVTILGLVWGFWHLPLALKGYNFAQQPIIEGLILYPIMGVALSLMIAYIGAFRYSIYIAIAFHLLHDLIYISVFPTTSMNNQFGNIIVSASVFLILILIFGKAYKEKRFATKPISNED; this comes from the coding sequence ATGAAATTAGTTGTTGGAGAAGCGGAGAAATACATATGCTGGGTTTTAGGAATCTCTTGGATTTACGGACTAGTTGTTTTTCATTTAGCAACTATAAATAATCAAATTACAAGTCTTATTCTGCAATTAATCTGGGCATTTTTACCTACTATATCAGTTCTGATAGTAAGTAAAAAAACAGAACTCACATGGCATAGTTTATACTTCAAAAAGACATCTATAAGAAGTATTTTATTAGCAATATTATTTCCAATACTTTATCTAACAATCATTTTAATAACTCAAATAAAACTTGATTTTAGAACTGTTCCTAATTTATCATTATTAAGTCTTGAGAATTTAGCTCTTCCTAATCTTGCATTGATAACTCTATTGGTTCTAGGAGAAGAAATAGGTTGGAGAGGATATTTACAAGAAAAATTGACTAAAACTTACGGGAATCTAAAAGGGGTAACAATACTAGGTCTTGTATGGGGTTTTTGGCATCTACCGTTAGCTTTGAAGGGATATAACTTCGCTCAACAACCTATTATTGAAGGATTAATTTTATATCCAATAATGGGCGTTGCCTTATCATTGATGATAGCTTATATAGGTGCGTTTAGATACTCTATTTATATCGCAATAGCTTTTCATCTATTACACGATTTAATATATATTTCTGTATTCCCAACTACTAGTATGAATAATCAATTTGGCAATATAATTGTTTCAGCATCCGTGTTTCTAATCTTAATCTTGATTTTTGGAAAAGCATACAAAGAAAAACGTTTTGCAACGAAACCTATAAGTAATGAGGACTAA
- a CDS encoding leucine-rich repeat domain-containing protein: protein MNKIILSILVSLTCILSNAQDLKIYNLSEALEVANKNEVLILDLQDEYLEEIPKSILEFKNLEQLIIGGNSALTEIPEFIGDFKELWHLHIGPNDYTELPEAGIGSFQSLTKLKVNYTSIQKIPDSYTSLPKLKNLILIHNKIAELPEDLGNLKTLINIVVKNYRYKLTKIPKSIGQLSNLKTLWIERCQITELPTEIKNLSNLEVLTLENNKLTYLPDISALSKLTHIKLFANELKELPYYIGNYSELIELDASFNDLESIPNSLSQLKKLTTLKLNNNDISILPNNLEGLNSLEELDLSANFNKSIVNESIGKLNNLKSLYLSQNRIVTLPLSFQNLTELVWLNLSENNIEIMELEKLKALTKLEELDLSENNLDKLALEKLQKQIPNCIIHE, encoded by the coding sequence ATGAATAAAATAATACTCTCAATACTAGTTTCTCTAACATGCATTTTAAGCAATGCACAAGATTTAAAAATATACAATTTATCAGAAGCCTTAGAAGTTGCTAATAAGAATGAAGTACTAATTTTAGATTTACAAGACGAATATCTTGAAGAAATACCTAAGTCAATTCTTGAATTTAAAAACTTAGAACAACTTATTATAGGTGGCAATTCTGCACTTACAGAAATTCCTGAATTTATTGGCGATTTTAAAGAACTATGGCATCTACATATAGGCCCAAATGATTACACCGAGCTACCTGAAGCAGGTATAGGTAGTTTTCAAAGCTTGACTAAGCTTAAAGTAAATTACACATCTATTCAAAAAATACCAGATAGCTATACCTCACTGCCCAAGCTTAAAAATTTAATTTTAATACATAATAAAATAGCTGAACTACCTGAAGATTTAGGGAATTTAAAAACACTAATAAATATTGTTGTAAAAAACTACAGGTATAAACTAACTAAAATACCGAAATCTATTGGTCAGTTATCTAATCTTAAAACGCTGTGGATAGAAAGATGTCAGATAACTGAACTTCCGACAGAAATAAAAAACTTGAGCAATTTAGAGGTTCTAACACTAGAAAATAACAAGTTAACATATCTACCCGATATCTCTGCGCTAAGTAAGCTTACACATATAAAATTGTTTGCCAATGAACTCAAAGAACTGCCTTATTATATTGGAAATTATTCAGAGCTAATAGAGCTAGATGCATCTTTTAATGATTTAGAATCAATACCTAACTCTTTATCACAATTAAAAAAACTAACCACGCTGAAATTGAATAATAATGATATTTCAATTTTACCTAATAACTTGGAAGGACTAAACTCATTAGAAGAGCTTGATTTAAGTGCAAATTTTAATAAGAGTATCGTAAATGAAAGTATCGGAAAACTAAATAATTTAAAAAGTCTTTATTTAAGTCAAAATAGAATTGTCACTTTACCTCTTTCATTCCAAAATTTAACTGAACTGGTTTGGCTAAATCTATCAGAAAACAATATAGAAATAATGGAGTTAGAAAAATTAAAAGCCTTAACAAAATTAGAAGAACTCGACCTTTCAGAAAATAATCTAGACAAGCTTGCTTTAGAAAAATTACAAAAACAAATTCCTAATTGTATCATTCATGAATAA
- a CDS encoding type II toxin-antitoxin system RelE/ParE family toxin: protein MAKVIFRQEAINDLNDIWIYTFEEWSESQAGKYYAIIKLICNGIGENPHVGNEYDGISKGLLGIKSGKHIIFYHSISEDEIEVIRILQ, encoded by the coding sequence ATGGCTAAAGTTATTTTTAGACAAGAGGCTATTAATGACTTAAATGATATTTGGATATATACTTTTGAAGAATGGTCGGAATCCCAGGCTGGCAAATATTATGCTATAATTAAGCTCATTTGCAATGGAATTGGAGAAAATCCACATGTCGGCAATGAATATGATGGAATTAGCAAAGGTTTACTTGGAATCAAATCTGGAAAGCACATTATTTTCTATCACTCAATCTCTGAAGATGAAATTGAGGTTATTAGAATACTACAATAA